The following are encoded together in the Citrobacter arsenatis genome:
- a CDS encoding TSUP family transporter encodes MDTSFMDFSYFVIMFMVALVAGFINVVSGGGGFLSIGALLISGLPPANALATNKIQALGSSLTSGIYFLRRGHINVQEHKYVFLAAFIGSALGTTLIQFIEPEVLKKLLPILIIAVAIYFISAPNLSEPKRKQQVSLFFFSLICGGCIGFYDGFLGAGAGSFYTLCYILLWGYSIDKAQIHSNFINLASNIASILFFIFGGKMIWSLGLVMFAGQSLGARLGATVVLTRGKKVIRPMIVIVSICISVKMLLDMY; translated from the coding sequence ATGGATACTTCATTCATGGATTTCAGCTACTTTGTGATTATGTTCATGGTCGCGCTGGTGGCTGGCTTTATTAACGTGGTGTCGGGCGGCGGCGGTTTTCTCTCTATTGGCGCACTCTTAATTTCTGGTTTACCCCCGGCTAATGCGCTGGCAACCAATAAAATTCAGGCGCTGGGCAGCTCGCTGACCTCCGGGATTTACTTTTTACGCCGGGGACATATCAACGTGCAGGAGCACAAGTATGTGTTTTTAGCTGCTTTTATCGGTTCTGCGCTGGGCACGACGCTCATTCAGTTCATTGAACCGGAGGTGTTGAAAAAACTGCTGCCAATCCTGATTATCGCGGTCGCTATTTACTTTATTTCCGCTCCCAATCTCAGCGAACCGAAAAGAAAGCAGCAGGTATCCCTGTTTTTCTTTTCTCTGATCTGCGGTGGCTGCATTGGCTTTTATGATGGATTTCTTGGCGCTGGTGCGGGTTCCTTTTATACGCTCTGCTATATCCTGTTGTGGGGATACAGTATCGATAAGGCGCAAATTCACTCGAATTTTATTAACCTGGCGTCGAACATTGCCTCGATTTTGTTCTTCATTTTCGGCGGTAAAATGATCTGGTCGCTGGGGCTGGTGATGTTTGCCGGGCAGTCCCTCGGCGCACGTCTTGGCGCGACGGTCGTACTGACGCGCGGCAAGAAAGTTATCCGACCCATGATTGTCATTGTCTCCATTTGTATCAGCGTCAAAATGCTGCTGGATATGTATTAA
- a CDS encoding LysM-like peptidoglycan-binding domain-containing protein yields the protein MPGRFELKPTLAKIWHAPDNFRIMDPLPPMHRRGIIIAAIVLVIGFLLPSSDTSDAPVVTRTAQLDLQSQSQPPTEAQLQAQLVPPQNDPGQVAPVAPEPIQEGEPDAQPQVQQSQPQTQPFQQDSGIDQQWRSYRVDSGKTLAQVFRDHNLPPTDVYAMAQVEGAGKPLSNLKDGQMVQIRQNASGVVTGLTIDTGNGQQVLFTRQPNGSFIRAR from the coding sequence ATGCCCGGGCGCTTTGAATTAAAACCAACCCTGGCGAAAATCTGGCATGCACCGGACAATTTTCGCATTATGGATCCGCTACCGCCTATGCACCGCCGCGGCATTATTATTGCTGCTATCGTGCTGGTGATAGGTTTCCTGCTCCCTTCCAGTGACACCAGCGATGCCCCTGTGGTTACGCGTACTGCCCAGCTGGATTTACAGTCACAGTCGCAGCCACCGACCGAGGCTCAACTGCAGGCACAGCTCGTCCCGCCTCAAAACGATCCAGGCCAGGTCGCTCCGGTTGCCCCGGAACCGATCCAGGAAGGCGAACCTGACGCGCAGCCGCAGGTCCAGCAATCTCAACCACAAACGCAACCTTTCCAGCAGGATAGCGGAATTGACCAGCAGTGGCGCTCCTATCGCGTGGACTCGGGCAAAACGCTGGCTCAGGTATTCCGTGACCATAACCTCCCGCCAACAGATGTGTACGCGATGGCGCAGGTTGAAGGCGCCGGAAAACCGCTGAGCAACCTGAAAGACGGTCAGATGGTGCAGATCAGACAGAATGCCAGCGGCGTGGTGACGGGATTAACCATTGATACCGGAAATGGCCAGCAGGTTCTGTTTACCCGCCAGCCTAACGGCAGTTTTATTCGCGCTCGTTAA
- the ulaB gene encoding PTS ascorbate transporter subunit IIB, with protein MTVRILAVCGNGQGSSMIMKMKVDQFLTQSNIDHTVNSCAVGEYKSELSGADIIIASTHIAGEITVSGNKYVVGVRNMLSPADFGPKLLEVIKAHFPQDVK; from the coding sequence ATGACCGTACGTATTCTGGCTGTGTGTGGCAATGGGCAGGGCAGTTCCATGATCATGAAGATGAAAGTGGATCAGTTTTTAACCCAGTCAAATATTGACCATACGGTGAACAGTTGCGCAGTAGGTGAATACAAAAGTGAGCTGAGCGGCGCGGATATCATCATCGCCTCTACGCATATCGCCGGTGAAATTACCGTATCTGGCAATAAATATGTTGTTGGCGTACGCAACATGCTGTCTCCCGCCGATTTTGGACCAAAACTGCTGGAAGTGATCAAAGCGCATTTCCCACAGGATGTGAAGTAA
- the fklB gene encoding FKBP-type peptidyl-prolyl cis-trans isomerase: MANPTFDTIEAQASYGIGLQVGQQLSESGLEGLLPEALVAGIADALEGKHPAVPVDVVHRALREIHERADAVRRERFQAMAADGVKYLEENREKDGVNSTESGLQFRVLTQGEGAIPARTDRVRVHYTGKLIDGTVFDSSVARGEPAEFPVNGVIPGWIEALTLMPVGSKWELTIPQELAYGERGAGASIPPFSTLVFDVELLEIL, encoded by the coding sequence ATGGCTAACCCGACTTTTGACACTATCGAAGCGCAAGCAAGCTATGGCATTGGTTTGCAGGTAGGACAACAGCTGAGCGAATCCGGACTGGAAGGACTGTTGCCTGAAGCGCTGGTAGCGGGTATCGCTGACGCGCTGGAAGGTAAGCACCCGGCAGTGCCGGTTGATGTTGTGCATCGCGCACTGCGTGAAATCCACGAACGCGCTGATGCAGTACGTCGCGAGCGTTTCCAGGCAATGGCGGCCGATGGCGTCAAATATCTGGAAGAAAACCGTGAGAAAGACGGTGTGAACAGCACTGAATCCGGTTTGCAGTTCCGTGTTCTGACCCAGGGCGAAGGCGCTATTCCGGCGCGTACTGACCGCGTTCGCGTGCACTACACCGGCAAACTGATCGACGGTACCGTGTTTGACAGCTCTGTCGCACGCGGCGAACCGGCTGAATTCCCGGTTAACGGCGTTATCCCTGGCTGGATTGAAGCCCTGACCCTGATGCCGGTAGGTTCTAAATGGGAACTGACTATTCCTCAGGAACTGGCTTACGGTGAACGTGGCGCTGGTGCGTCCATTCCTCCGTTCAGCACGCTGGTGTTCGACGTTGAGCTGCTTGAGATCCTGTAA
- a CDS encoding L-ribulose-5-phosphate 4-epimerase, translating to MQKRKQQVFEANMDLPRYGLVTFTWGNVSAIDRERGLVVIKPSGVDYQTMTVDDMVVVDLDGNVVEGRYRPSSDTATHLALYRRYSSLGGVVHTHSTHATAWAQAGLAIPALGTTHADYFFGDIPCTRALTEAEVQDEYELNTGRVIVETLGEVEPLHTPGVVVYQHGPFAWGKDAHDAVHNAVVLEEVAKMAWIARGINPALSPIDGYLMNKHFMRKHGPNAYYGQK from the coding sequence ATGCAAAAACGTAAACAGCAGGTTTTTGAGGCCAACATGGATCTGCCGCGCTATGGGCTGGTGACGTTTACCTGGGGTAACGTCAGCGCCATCGACCGCGAACGCGGGCTGGTGGTAATTAAGCCCAGCGGCGTCGACTACCAAACAATGACAGTGGATGACATGGTGGTTGTGGATCTGGACGGCAACGTGGTGGAAGGACGCTATCGTCCTTCTTCCGATACCGCCACCCATCTGGCGCTGTATCGCCGCTATTCATCGCTCGGCGGCGTGGTGCACACCCACTCAACCCACGCGACGGCATGGGCGCAGGCGGGGCTGGCAATTCCCGCGCTCGGCACGACGCATGCGGATTACTTCTTTGGCGATATTCCCTGCACCAGGGCATTAACTGAAGCGGAAGTTCAGGACGAGTATGAGCTGAATACCGGCAGGGTGATTGTCGAAACGCTGGGGGAGGTCGAACCTTTGCATACGCCTGGCGTCGTCGTGTACCAACATGGCCCATTTGCCTGGGGCAAAGACGCTCACGACGCGGTACACAACGCCGTGGTGCTGGAAGAGGTGGCAAAAATGGCATGGATCGCGCGTGGTATTAATCCGGCCCTCAGCCCCATCGACGGCTATCTGATGAATAAGCACTTCATGCGTAAGCACGGTCCAAACGCCTATTACGGACAGAAGTAA
- the rpsR gene encoding 30S ribosomal protein S18 produces MARYFRRRKFCRFTAEGVQEIDYKDIATLKNYITESGKIVPSRITGTRAKYQRQLARAIKRARYLSLLPYTDRHQ; encoded by the coding sequence ATGGCACGTTATTTCCGTCGTCGCAAGTTCTGCCGTTTCACCGCGGAAGGCGTTCAAGAGATCGACTATAAAGATATCGCTACGCTGAAAAACTACATCACCGAAAGCGGTAAGATTGTCCCAAGCCGTATCACCGGTACCCGTGCAAAATACCAGCGTCAGCTGGCTCGCGCTATCAAACGCGCTCGCTACCTGTCCCTGCTGCCGTACACTGATCGTCATCAGTAA
- the yjfY gene encoding DUF1471 family protein YjfY — MRARVLTLLAVLLLSANATAAIKIDNHQARNMDDVQSLGVIYINHNFATESEAIQALNEETDAQGATWYHVILTREPGSNGNMHASADIYR, encoded by the coding sequence ATGCGAGCCCGTGTTTTGACCCTTCTGGCTGTGCTTTTGCTCAGCGCAAATGCAACGGCAGCCATCAAAATTGACAATCATCAGGCCAGAAATATGGATGATGTGCAGAGCTTAGGCGTCATTTACATAAATCATAACTTCGCCACCGAAAGTGAAGCCATTCAGGCCCTGAATGAAGAGACCGATGCGCAAGGCGCAACCTGGTACCACGTGATCCTCACCAGGGAACCCGGTAGTAACGGAAATATGCACGCTAGTGCAGATATTTATCGCTAG
- the ulaD gene encoding 3-keto-L-gulonate-6-phosphate decarboxylase UlaD translates to MSLPMLQVALDNQSMSSAYETTRLIAEEVDIIEVGTILCVAEGVRAVRDLKALYPHKIVLADAKIADAGKILSRMCFEANADWVTVICCADINTTKGALEVAKEFNGDVQIELTGYWTWEQAQEWRDAGIGQVVYHRSRDAQAAGVAWGDADISAIKRLADMGFKVTVTGGLALEDLPLFQGIPIHVFIAGRSIRDAASPVEAARQFKRSIAQLWG, encoded by the coding sequence ATGTCATTACCTATGTTGCAGGTTGCGCTGGATAACCAATCAATGTCTTCCGCGTATGAAACAACGCGTCTGATTGCCGAAGAGGTCGATATCATTGAGGTGGGCACTATTCTTTGCGTGGCAGAGGGAGTACGTGCCGTACGCGATCTGAAAGCGCTTTATCCGCATAAAATCGTGCTGGCGGATGCAAAAATTGCCGACGCGGGAAAAATCCTCTCCCGCATGTGTTTCGAAGCCAATGCTGATTGGGTCACCGTCATCTGCTGTGCGGATATCAACACCACCAAGGGTGCGCTGGAGGTGGCGAAAGAATTTAACGGCGACGTGCAGATTGAATTAACCGGTTACTGGACCTGGGAACAGGCGCAGGAGTGGCGTGACGCAGGCATTGGGCAAGTTGTATATCACCGCAGCCGTGATGCGCAGGCGGCGGGTGTGGCGTGGGGAGACGCGGATATCAGCGCAATCAAACGTCTGGCCGATATGGGCTTTAAAGTCACCGTCACCGGCGGTCTGGCGCTGGAGGATCTGCCGTTGTTCCAGGGGATCCCGATTCACGTCTTTATTGCTGGTCGCAGTATTCGCGATGCCGCTTCTCCGGTTGAGGCCGCGCGTCAGTTCAAACGTTCCATCGCCCAACTGTGGGGATAA
- the rpsF gene encoding 30S ribosomal protein S6: MRHYEIVFMVHPDQSEQVPGMIERYTAAITGAEGTIHRLEDWGRRQLAYPINKLHKAHYVLLNVEAPQEVIDELETTFRFNDAVIRSMVMRTKHAVTEASPMVKAKDERRERRDDFANETADDAEAGDSEE, translated from the coding sequence ATGCGTCATTACGAAATCGTTTTTATGGTCCATCCTGACCAGAGCGAACAGGTTCCGGGTATGATCGAACGCTACACTGCTGCCATCACTGGCGCAGAAGGCACGATCCACCGTCTGGAAGACTGGGGTCGCCGTCAGCTGGCTTACCCGATCAACAAACTGCACAAAGCTCACTACGTTCTGCTGAACGTTGAAGCGCCGCAGGAAGTGATCGATGAGCTGGAAACTACCTTCCGCTTCAACGATGCCGTTATCCGCAGCATGGTTATGCGTACTAAACACGCTGTTACCGAAGCATCTCCGATGGTTAAAGCGAAAGACGAGCGCCGTGAGCGTCGCGATGATTTCGCTAACGAAACCGCAGATGATGCTGAAGCTGGGGATTCTGAAGAGTAA
- the ulaC gene encoding PTS ascorbate transporter subunit IIA: protein MKLRDSLADNNSILLQAEASTWQEAVKLSVDLLVKADVVEPRYYQAILDGVEQFGPYFVIAPGLAMPHGRPEEGVKKTGFALVTLKTPLVFNHEDNDPVDILITMAAVDANTHQEVGIMQIVNLFDDEANFDRLRACRTAQEVLDLIDNATAAAV, encoded by the coding sequence ATGAAATTACGTGATTCGCTGGCAGACAATAATTCCATCCTTTTACAGGCCGAGGCCAGTACCTGGCAGGAAGCGGTGAAACTAAGCGTTGATCTGCTGGTTAAGGCTGATGTGGTTGAGCCACGCTACTACCAGGCCATCCTCGATGGCGTCGAACAGTTCGGCCCGTATTTTGTGATCGCGCCCGGCCTGGCGATGCCGCACGGTCGGCCAGAGGAAGGGGTGAAGAAAACGGGTTTTGCGCTGGTGACGCTGAAAACACCGCTGGTGTTTAACCACGAAGATAACGATCCGGTCGACATCCTGATAACGATGGCGGCAGTAGATGCTAACACGCACCAGGAAGTGGGCATTATGCAGATCGTGAATCTCTTTGACGACGAAGCCAATTTCGACCGTTTACGCGCCTGCCGTACAGCGCAGGAAGTGCTTGATTTAATTGATAACGCCACTGCGGCGGCTGTTTAA
- a CDS encoding L-ribulose-5-phosphate 3-epimerase: MLSKQVPLGIYEKALPSGECWLERLQLAKELGFDFVEMSVDETDDRLARLDWSREQRLALVAAIAETGIRVPSMCLSAHRRFPLGSEDDAVREQGLEIMRKAIQFAQDIGIRVIQLAGYDVYYQQANNETRRRFRDGLKESVEMASRAQVTLAMEIMDYPLMNSISKALGYAHYLNNPWFQLYPDIGNLSAWDNDVQMELQAGMGHIVAVHVKDTKPGVFKNVPFGEGVVDFERCFETLKQSGYCGPYLIEMWSETSDDPAREVAKARDWVKARMASAGLVEAV, from the coding sequence ATGCTGTCGAAACAGGTCCCGCTCGGTATTTATGAAAAAGCGCTCCCCAGCGGGGAGTGCTGGCTGGAACGGTTGCAGTTGGCGAAGGAACTGGGCTTTGACTTTGTCGAAATGTCAGTTGATGAAACCGACGATCGTCTTGCGCGCCTTGACTGGAGTCGCGAGCAGCGACTGGCACTGGTGGCCGCAATCGCCGAGACAGGGATACGGGTACCGTCCATGTGCCTGAGCGCTCATCGTCGTTTCCCGCTGGGCAGTGAAGATGATGCGGTGCGCGAACAGGGGCTGGAGATCATGCGTAAAGCCATTCAGTTTGCGCAGGATATCGGTATCCGTGTTATTCAACTGGCGGGTTACGACGTCTATTACCAGCAGGCCAATAACGAAACGCGTCGTCGGTTTCGCGATGGGCTGAAAGAGAGCGTAGAGATGGCGAGCCGTGCGCAGGTGACGCTGGCGATGGAAATCATGGATTATCCACTGATGAACTCGATCAGTAAGGCGCTTGGTTACGCCCACTATCTCAACAATCCGTGGTTCCAGCTGTATCCCGATATCGGCAATTTGTCGGCGTGGGATAACGACGTACAGATGGAGCTGCAGGCGGGAATGGGCCATATCGTCGCCGTACACGTGAAGGATACCAAACCCGGCGTATTCAAAAATGTGCCGTTTGGTGAAGGAGTCGTTGATTTTGAACGTTGTTTCGAAACGCTCAAACAGAGTGGGTATTGCGGGCCATACCTGATTGAGATGTGGAGTGAAACGTCGGACGACCCGGCACGTGAAGTGGCGAAGGCGCGCGACTGGGTGAAAGCGCGTATGGCCAGTGCGGGTCTGGTGGAGGCGGTGTAA
- the priB gene encoding primosomal replication protein N, protein MTNRLALSGTVCRAPLRKVSPSGIPHCQFVLEHRSVQEEAGFHRQAWCQMPVIISGHENQAITHSITVGSAVTVQGFISCHKAKNGLSKMVLHAEQIELIDSGD, encoded by the coding sequence ATGACCAACCGTCTGGCGCTGTCCGGCACCGTGTGCAGGGCTCCCCTTCGAAAGGTCAGTCCATCAGGAATTCCTCATTGCCAGTTCGTGCTTGAGCATCGTTCTGTGCAGGAGGAAGCCGGGTTTCACCGGCAGGCGTGGTGCCAAATGCCCGTTATTATTAGCGGACATGAAAACCAGGCCATTACTCACAGTATAACGGTCGGTAGCGCAGTGACCGTTCAGGGGTTCATCTCTTGCCACAAGGCAAAGAACGGCCTGAGCAAAATGGTTCTGCATGCCGAGCAGATTGAATTGATAGATTCTGGAGACTAG
- a CDS encoding DMT family transporter, which produces MEPTHQPLFARKNVVYLSAAFCCLLWGSAYPAIKSGYEIFQIATDDIPSKIVFAGYRFLFAGLLLLLLAVAQRKPIGRLSPRQYGQLTLLGLTQTSLQYIFFYVGLAFTTGVKGSIMNATGTFFSVLLAHFIYHNDKLSYNKALGCILGFAGVMVVNFSSGMDFSFSLLGDGSVVMAAFILSAATLYGKRISQTVDPTVMTGYQLGGGGLVLVIGGYAFGGTLTVHGASSVAILGYLTLLSSVAFALWSILLKHNRVGMIAPFNFLIPVSGAVLSAIFLGENILEWKYALALVLVCSGIWWVNKVKR; this is translated from the coding sequence ATGGAACCAACGCACCAACCTCTGTTTGCGCGTAAAAATGTTGTCTACCTGAGCGCGGCGTTTTGCTGCCTGCTGTGGGGGAGCGCCTATCCGGCGATCAAAAGCGGATATGAGATCTTCCAGATTGCCACGGATGACATTCCCTCAAAAATTGTCTTTGCTGGCTATCGCTTCCTGTTTGCTGGATTGTTGCTGCTACTGCTGGCGGTGGCGCAGCGTAAACCGATTGGCCGATTAAGCCCGCGTCAATATGGTCAGCTCACGCTATTAGGGCTGACGCAAACCTCGCTGCAATACATCTTCTTCTACGTTGGCCTGGCGTTCACGACGGGGGTGAAAGGGTCCATCATGAACGCGACCGGGACCTTCTTCAGCGTGCTGCTGGCCCATTTTATCTACCATAATGACAAACTGAGCTACAACAAAGCGCTGGGCTGTATCCTCGGCTTTGCTGGCGTGATGGTAGTGAACTTTAGCAGCGGAATGGATTTTAGTTTCAGCCTGTTAGGCGACGGATCAGTAGTGATGGCGGCCTTTATTCTCTCTGCTGCCACGCTATATGGAAAACGTATTTCTCAGACGGTGGACCCGACGGTAATGACAGGGTACCAGTTGGGCGGTGGCGGTCTGGTGTTGGTTATCGGCGGTTACGCGTTTGGCGGGACGTTGACCGTACACGGCGCGTCTTCGGTGGCGATTCTGGGCTACCTGACGTTACTCTCTTCAGTCGCCTTTGCCTTGTGGAGTATTCTGCTCAAGCATAACCGCGTGGGAATGATTGCACCATTTAACTTCTTGATCCCCGTTTCTGGAGCGGTACTGTCGGCGATATTCCTCGGCGAAAACATTCTCGAATGGAAATATGCGCTGGCGCTGGTGCTGGTCTGTTCGGGGATCTGGTGGGTGAACAAGGTGAAACGTTGA
- the rplI gene encoding 50S ribosomal protein L9, translated as MQVILLDKVANLGSLGDQVNVKAGYARNFLVPQGKAVPATKKNVEFFEARRAELEAKLADVLSAAEARAEKINALETVTIASKAGDEGKLFGSIGTRDIADAVTAAGVEVAKSEVRLPNGVLRTTGEHEVSFQVHSEVFAKLTVNVVAE; from the coding sequence ATGCAAGTTATTCTGCTTGATAAAGTAGCAAACCTGGGTAGCCTGGGTGATCAGGTTAACGTTAAAGCGGGCTATGCTCGTAACTTCCTGGTACCACAGGGTAAAGCTGTTCCTGCTACCAAGAAAAACGTTGAATTTTTCGAAGCGCGTCGCGCTGAACTCGAAGCTAAACTGGCTGACGTTCTGTCCGCTGCTGAAGCTCGTGCTGAGAAAATCAACGCACTGGAAACCGTAACCATCGCGTCTAAAGCTGGCGACGAAGGTAAACTGTTCGGTTCCATCGGTACTCGCGACATCGCTGACGCTGTAACTGCAGCTGGCGTTGAAGTAGCTAAGAGCGAAGTTCGTCTGCCGAACGGCGTTCTGCGTACCACTGGTGAGCACGAAGTGAGCTTCCAGGTTCACAGCGAAGTGTTTGCTAAGCTGACTGTAAACGTAGTTGCAGAATAA